A region from the Rufibacter sp. DG15C genome encodes:
- a CDS encoding polyprenyl synthetase family protein: protein MSSPLNQIQAPIATEMQEFEKKFRQSMQSNVLLLDKIMGYIVKRKGKQMRPMFVFFTAKLLQDNITDATYRGAALIELLHTATLVHDDVVDDANYRRGFFSVNALWKNKIAVLVGDYLLSKGLLLSLNNNDFELLKIVSNAVREMSEGELLQMEKARRLDIDEAVYFDIIRQKTASLIASCCAVGVSSVGADAETVERARLFGEKVGIAFQIKDDLFDYGTAEIGKPVGIDIKEKKMTLPLIHALQQADWLTKRRIIYNVKNNNGKSDRINTVIDFVKNSGGLDYAIQVMNDYHAQALQLLHTFPASPSRDSLEQLIRYTIEREK, encoded by the coding sequence ATGAGCAGCCCCTTAAACCAGATACAGGCCCCAATTGCCACAGAGATGCAGGAATTCGAGAAGAAATTCCGGCAGTCTATGCAATCTAACGTTTTGTTGCTGGATAAGATCATGGGCTACATTGTAAAGCGCAAGGGCAAGCAGATGCGGCCCATGTTTGTGTTTTTCACGGCCAAGCTCCTGCAAGACAACATCACTGACGCCACCTACCGCGGTGCGGCGCTCATAGAACTCCTGCACACGGCCACCCTGGTACACGATGACGTGGTGGACGACGCCAACTACCGCCGGGGGTTCTTTTCTGTAAACGCCCTATGGAAAAATAAGATTGCCGTTTTGGTGGGAGATTACCTGCTGTCCAAGGGCCTGCTGCTTTCCCTCAACAACAATGACTTTGAGCTCCTCAAGATAGTGAGCAACGCTGTGCGCGAAATGAGCGAAGGTGAGCTCCTGCAAATGGAGAAGGCCCGCCGCCTGGACATTGACGAGGCCGTGTACTTTGACATCATCCGGCAGAAGACCGCCTCCCTAATTGCCTCCTGCTGCGCCGTGGGCGTCTCCTCTGTGGGCGCCGATGCCGAGACTGTGGAGCGCGCCCGTCTCTTCGGGGAGAAAGTGGGCATTGCCTTCCAGATCAAGGATGACTTGTTTGACTACGGCACCGCCGAGATTGGCAAACCCGTGGGCATTGACATCAAGGAGAAGAAGATGACTCTGCCTTTGATTCACGCCCTGCAACAAGCCGACTGGCTCACCAAGCGCCGCATCATCTACAACGTCAAAAACAACAACGGCAAGTCAGATAGAATCAACACCGTCATTGACTTCGTGAAAAATTCGGGTGGGCTGGACTATGCCATACAAGTCATGAACGACTATCATGCGCAGGCGTTGCAACTGCTGCATACTTTCCCCGCTTCGCCGTCCAGAGACTCCTTGGAACAACTCATCCGCTATACCATAGAGCGCGAAAAATAA
- the folK gene encoding 2-amino-4-hydroxy-6-hydroxymethyldihydropteridine diphosphokinase, translating to MKPLFLLLGSNLGDRVSYLQEAYLQLSAIFGESGQKSSMYETAAWGVEDQPAFLNQALLFHLDLPPLEILAFTQQVEQDLGRERKERWGARVIDIDILLYGNTVLETPTLTIPHPHLHQRRFTLAPLAELAPEFDHPVLGQTIAQLLAVCPDTLPVRLIS from the coding sequence ATGAAGCCACTCTTCCTGCTATTGGGCAGCAACCTAGGGGACCGTGTTTCATACCTACAGGAAGCTTATCTTCAATTATCGGCTATTTTTGGGGAATCAGGCCAAAAATCCAGCATGTATGAAACGGCCGCTTGGGGCGTTGAAGATCAGCCTGCTTTCCTGAATCAGGCTTTGCTCTTCCATTTAGATTTGCCGCCATTAGAAATATTGGCGTTTACGCAGCAGGTGGAGCAGGATTTAGGCCGTGAGCGAAAGGAACGCTGGGGTGCGCGCGTCATTGACATTGATATCCTCTTGTATGGAAACACCGTTTTGGAGACGCCTACCCTAACCATTCCGCACCCGCATTTGCACCAGCGCCGCTTCACGTTGGCTCCCTTAGCGGAACTGGCACCTGAATTCGATCATCCTGTCCTTGGCCAAACCATTGCGCAGCTTTTAGCCGTGTGCCCAGATACTCTGCCAGTGAGGTTGATTTCTTGA
- a CDS encoding DinB family protein has protein sequence MVNELTQIFSRDLDRLKGEIESFQEERNLWLTAGGIKNSSGNLCLHLVGNLKTYIGKSMGGFSYHRNRDAEFSLKHIPKQELLTQVEETKKWVVDTLQQLPDEKLQEPYPENVLGYEMTNAFFLIHLAGHLTYHLGQINYLRRILEE, from the coding sequence ATGGTGAATGAGTTAACGCAGATTTTCTCCCGTGACCTTGACCGACTGAAAGGCGAGATAGAATCCTTCCAGGAGGAACGTAACCTTTGGTTGACTGCTGGTGGAATTAAGAATTCTTCGGGCAATTTATGTTTGCACCTGGTTGGCAATCTCAAGACCTACATTGGGAAAAGCATGGGCGGCTTCAGCTACCACCGGAACCGAGACGCCGAGTTCAGTTTAAAACATATTCCCAAGCAGGAACTGCTGACCCAAGTTGAGGAAACCAAAAAATGGGTAGTGGATACGTTACAGCAATTACCTGATGAGAAGTTGCAAGAACCTTACCCAGAAAATGTGCTAGGTTATGAGATGACCAACGCTTTTTTCTTGATTCATTTAGCCGGTCACCTAACCTATCATTTGGGCCAGATAAATTACCTCAGACGGATTTTAGAAGAGTAA
- a CDS encoding gliding motility-associated C-terminal domain-containing protein yields MSLKRTGLFAQLGILMGLFAFFLLSAPKAQATHIRAGNIFAKSDTTAARNPLRFFFKLVTYTVKAPGAIEDPDATLYFGDCSTPQTSPRASREELNNGENNTWVNTYFFEHTFSGDGTFTVSYIGENRNAGIVNLSNSVQQTFFLTTTVTIDQFLGINKSPVLLVPPIDVADINSIFVHNPGAFDEDGDSLVFRMYEPRIDGGRDACGNPTGIIAPGYRGLENYLGTPVNSPTPFFRLDPVSGQLTWNTPGVLGEFNIAFVVEEWRDRRLIGRVVRDMQILVKDIPNKPPKLFVPRDTCIIAGTRLRDTIRVSDPDKHPVVVTAFGEMIPPATFNRASRPDTAYVFNWQTLACLDVRRQPYQVTFRAVDVPPAGVQPLADLQPWRITVIGPPPVLTTSQVVSNNSIKINWQAYNCVNASRIYIYRKEGPSNFVPGYCETGIPASSGFVRVGQLSANATTFTDNNNGQGLPRNKTYCYRIYVEFGAPGGGESLASNEICATLESISLTKVSVLETSTTTGKIRVEWTKPRPSNLEQLQAPFQYRLLRALGQNRGASAVFAPVPGYTYSSLNDTVFTDSNLNTQDTSYTYRVEFYHSLGTGTPTVLADSTSASSVRLTAKANGTNLVLNWTYNVPWNNGLPDQKYWHVIFLKQPNGNFVRYDSVAAGPASGTYTKNIPLLTGEEYCAYVVTKGRYENPLLPDPLRNNSQIACIVQVCKPIVTLDPCPEITEPTNPPFQNVVSWTLPPGCDAANIVLYTIYYKAKDDDPFTVIGTTTSMTFTHTGIPSFAGCYSVTATDRDGNTSVFGPEDVACKDNCIVFILPNIFTPNNDGVNDVFTPKQGAAFIKSAKLKVFSRWGNKVFEGNSEPGLNWKGVDSGGKALADGTYFYQVEVEFYGRSSTPDIRVFKGWVEIIH; encoded by the coding sequence ATGTCTTTAAAACGTACTGGACTATTTGCCCAATTAGGGATTCTAATGGGGTTGTTCGCGTTTTTCTTGCTTTCTGCTCCTAAAGCGCAGGCCACCCACATACGGGCTGGTAACATCTTCGCCAAGAGTGACACCACGGCGGCCAGAAACCCGCTTCGCTTCTTCTTTAAGCTGGTTACCTACACTGTAAAAGCGCCTGGCGCCATAGAAGACCCTGATGCAACTCTTTACTTTGGAGATTGCAGCACCCCCCAGACCTCTCCTAGGGCATCAAGAGAAGAACTAAATAACGGGGAGAATAATACGTGGGTCAATACCTATTTCTTTGAACACACCTTCTCTGGGGACGGTACTTTCACGGTCTCTTATATTGGAGAGAACCGGAACGCGGGTATTGTCAACCTTTCCAACTCGGTACAGCAGACCTTCTTCCTGACAACTACCGTTACCATTGACCAGTTCTTGGGCATCAATAAATCACCGGTTTTGTTGGTGCCACCCATTGACGTGGCTGACATCAACAGCATTTTCGTTCATAACCCAGGGGCCTTTGATGAAGACGGCGATAGCTTGGTCTTTAGAATGTACGAACCTAGAATTGACGGCGGAAGAGACGCCTGTGGAAACCCCACTGGCATTATTGCGCCAGGCTACAGGGGCTTAGAGAATTATTTAGGCACACCAGTAAACTCACCAACCCCATTCTTTAGACTAGATCCAGTCTCAGGTCAGCTAACATGGAATACCCCAGGAGTGTTGGGTGAGTTCAATATTGCCTTCGTGGTGGAGGAGTGGCGAGACAGACGTTTGATTGGGCGTGTTGTGCGTGACATGCAGATTCTGGTCAAGGACATCCCTAACAAGCCGCCCAAACTTTTTGTGCCTAGAGATACCTGTATAATAGCCGGGACCAGGTTAAGGGATACCATTCGTGTCAGTGACCCAGATAAGCATCCGGTGGTGGTAACAGCGTTTGGAGAAATGATTCCGCCAGCTACTTTTAACAGAGCCAGCCGGCCAGACACCGCCTATGTTTTCAATTGGCAGACATTGGCTTGTCTGGACGTGCGCCGTCAGCCGTATCAAGTGACTTTTAGAGCCGTAGACGTTCCACCAGCCGGCGTGCAGCCTTTGGCAGATTTGCAGCCCTGGCGAATTACGGTCATTGGGCCGCCACCAGTTCTTACTACCTCACAGGTAGTCAGCAACAATAGTATTAAGATAAATTGGCAGGCCTATAATTGCGTGAATGCCAGCCGGATTTACATCTACAGGAAAGAAGGACCCTCTAATTTTGTCCCTGGTTATTGTGAGACGGGCATACCCGCCTCCAGTGGGTTTGTACGGGTAGGGCAGTTGAGCGCCAATGCCACTACCTTCACAGACAACAACAACGGGCAAGGCCTGCCGCGAAACAAAACCTACTGCTACAGAATCTATGTAGAGTTTGGCGCACCGGGCGGTGGCGAGAGTCTTGCCTCTAATGAGATTTGTGCTACCCTGGAATCCATCTCGCTTACCAAAGTGAGTGTGTTGGAAACCAGCACCACCACGGGTAAAATTAGAGTTGAGTGGACCAAACCGCGGCCGTCTAACCTGGAACAGTTGCAGGCACCCTTCCAATACAGATTGCTGCGGGCGCTGGGTCAGAACCGAGGAGCGTCAGCTGTATTTGCGCCTGTGCCGGGCTACACGTATTCCAGCTTAAATGACACAGTTTTCACAGACTCTAATTTAAATACCCAGGACACGTCCTACACTTATAGAGTTGAGTTTTACCATTCTTTAGGTACAGGAACTCCTACCGTATTGGCAGACTCTACCTCGGCGTCTAGTGTGCGGTTGACCGCCAAGGCCAATGGCACCAATCTGGTCTTGAACTGGACCTACAATGTGCCTTGGAACAACGGCCTACCCGACCAGAAATACTGGCATGTCATTTTCTTAAAGCAGCCAAACGGCAACTTTGTACGCTATGACAGCGTGGCCGCAGGCCCAGCCAGCGGAACCTATACCAAGAACATTCCTTTATTGACTGGTGAGGAGTACTGTGCCTACGTAGTAACCAAAGGTCGCTATGAGAACCCTCTGCTCCCAGATCCGCTACGCAACAACAGCCAGATTGCGTGTATTGTACAGGTGTGTAAGCCTATTGTAACCTTAGACCCATGTCCAGAGATTACAGAGCCTACCAATCCGCCGTTCCAGAACGTGGTGAGTTGGACATTGCCGCCGGGCTGTGATGCAGCAAACATTGTATTGTACACCATCTATTATAAAGCCAAAGATGATGATCCGTTCACTGTAATTGGTACCACCACTTCTATGACGTTCACGCACACTGGCATTCCGTCCTTTGCTGGTTGTTATTCGGTGACGGCCACAGATAGAGATGGCAATACCAGCGTGTTCGGGCCAGAGGACGTGGCCTGCAAAGACAACTGCATTGTGTTCATTCTACCTAACATCTTCACGCCTAACAATGACGGCGTCAATGACGTCTTCACACCTAAACAAGGAGCAGCCTTTATTAAGAGCGCTAAATTGAAGGTGTTCAGTCGTTGGGGCAATAAAGTCTTTGAAGGCAATTCAGAACCGGGCTTAAATTGGAAAGGCGTTGATTCTGGTGGTAAGGCCTTGGCGGACGGTACCTACTTCTATCAAGTAGAGGTGGAGTTCTACGGAAGGTCTAGCACGCCAGACATCAGGGTCTTTAAAGGCTGGGTAGAGATTATCCACTAA
- the fabD gene encoding ACP S-malonyltransferase has translation MKAYVFPGQGSQFVGMGKDLYDQHDEAKRLFEQANEILGFRITDIMFSGTDEELKQTKVTQPAIFLHSVIQAAVAQDFSPEMVAGHSLGEFSALVANKVLSFEDALRLVSKRALAMQKACEEQPSTMAAILGLEDEKVEQICAEVNDVVVAANYNCPGQLVISGSIAGVEEACERMKAAGAKRALVLPVGGAFHSPLMKYAEAELEEAIKNTEFKQGICPVYQNVDAKPHTDPQEIQENLIRQLTAPVRWTQSVQQMIADGATLFVECGPGKVLQGLVKKIDKAAEVSQVG, from the coding sequence ATGAAAGCATATGTTTTCCCGGGGCAGGGTTCCCAGTTTGTGGGCATGGGCAAAGACCTGTATGACCAGCATGATGAAGCCAAACGGCTTTTTGAGCAAGCCAATGAGATTCTGGGGTTCAGGATCACAGACATCATGTTCTCAGGCACTGACGAGGAACTGAAGCAAACCAAAGTGACTCAGCCAGCCATCTTCTTGCATTCTGTTATTCAGGCCGCCGTAGCCCAAGACTTTTCTCCTGAGATGGTAGCCGGCCACTCACTGGGCGAGTTCTCTGCCCTAGTAGCCAACAAAGTGCTTTCCTTTGAAGATGCCTTGCGTTTGGTATCCAAGCGCGCCTTAGCCATGCAAAAAGCCTGCGAGGAACAACCTTCTACCATGGCCGCCATCTTGGGGCTGGAGGACGAAAAGGTAGAGCAAATCTGCGCCGAAGTAAACGATGTGGTAGTTGCCGCCAATTATAATTGTCCAGGCCAACTGGTGATCTCTGGCTCCATTGCCGGGGTTGAGGAAGCCTGCGAGCGCATGAAAGCCGCCGGTGCCAAGCGCGCCTTGGTATTGCCGGTAGGAGGAGCCTTCCACTCGCCGCTCATGAAATATGCCGAGGCGGAGCTGGAAGAAGCCATTAAAAATACGGAGTTTAAGCAAGGAATTTGCCCCGTGTACCAGAACGTGGACGCCAAACCGCATACAGATCCGCAAGAAATTCAGGAAAACCTCATCCGTCAGTTGACCGCTCCCGTACGTTGGACACAGTCTGTGCAACAGATGATCGCCGATGGCGCCACCTTATTTGTGGAGTGTGGCCCGGGCAAGGTGTTGCAAGGATTGGTAAAGAAGATTGACAAAGCCGCCGAAGTATCCCAAGTGGGCTAA
- a CDS encoding succinate dehydrogenase cytochrome b subunit, with amino-acid sequence MSWFSKTFSSTIGRKLLVAVTGLFLCSFLVVHLVGNLQLFKGDGGASFNIYSHFMATNPIIRTMEIVLVLGFGFHIYEALVLTRRNKSARPTEYAYNRPQDNSNWSSRNMGLLGTVILVFLIIHLYNFFWRARFGEPNMIPIEGTDYDDLYSVVVQSFHLWWYVLIYVLGMIALGYHLNHGFQSAFQTLGLNHKKYTPAIQKFGAIFSIVIAAGFASMPLYFFIKDVVL; translated from the coding sequence ATGAGTTGGTTTTCAAAAACGTTTTCCAGTACCATTGGGCGTAAGCTTTTAGTGGCAGTCACTGGTCTGTTTCTCTGCTCTTTTTTGGTAGTGCACCTGGTGGGTAACCTTCAGTTGTTCAAAGGTGATGGCGGCGCGTCCTTCAACATCTACTCCCATTTCATGGCAACTAACCCCATCATCCGCACCATGGAAATTGTGCTGGTCTTGGGTTTCGGGTTTCACATCTATGAGGCCTTGGTGCTTACCAGACGCAACAAAAGTGCCCGTCCTACAGAGTATGCCTACAACCGTCCGCAAGACAACAGCAACTGGTCATCGCGTAACATGGGCCTGCTGGGCACCGTTATTTTGGTGTTCCTGATCATCCACTTGTACAACTTCTTCTGGCGTGCCCGCTTTGGGGAGCCTAACATGATTCCAATTGAAGGAACAGACTATGATGACTTGTACTCAGTAGTGGTGCAGTCGTTCCATCTGTGGTGGTATGTGCTGATCTATGTATTGGGAATGATTGCTTTGGGTTACCACTTGAATCACGGTTTCCAGAGTGCTTTCCAGACCTTGGGCTTGAACCACAAGAAGTACACGCCAGCCATCCAGAAGTTTGGAGCCATCTTCTCAATTGTGATTGCGGCCGGCTTTGCCTCTATGCCACTCTATTTTTTCATCAAAGACGTTGTTTTGTAA
- a CDS encoding DUF1572 family protein, whose amino-acid sequence MEGYLESVIKQFEYYRMLGEKTFGQIPEEELFWQYNEDSNSIATIVKHLWGNMLSRWTDFLTTDGEKEWRDRESEFDNDLTSKEELLTKWNEGWDCFLTTLKSLTAEDLSKIIYIRNQGHTVLEAINRQLAHYPYHVGQIVYIGKMATETGWTSLSIPRGGSQAFNQDKFAQPKHREHFTDESLNQGNK is encoded by the coding sequence ATGGAAGGATATTTAGAAAGCGTTATCAAGCAGTTTGAGTATTACAGAATGCTGGGGGAAAAAACCTTCGGCCAAATCCCTGAGGAGGAGCTTTTCTGGCAATACAATGAGGACAGCAACAGCATCGCCACTATTGTCAAACACCTCTGGGGCAACATGCTGTCACGGTGGACAGATTTCCTGACCACAGATGGGGAAAAGGAATGGCGCGACCGGGAAAGCGAGTTTGACAACGACCTCACCTCCAAGGAAGAGCTGTTAACCAAGTGGAACGAAGGCTGGGATTGCTTCCTGACTACCTTGAAATCCCTGACCGCAGAAGACCTTAGCAAAATCATCTACATCAGAAACCAAGGCCATACCGTCCTGGAAGCCATCAACAGGCAGTTGGCGCATTATCCCTATCATGTGGGGCAGATTGTCTATATAGGTAAAATGGCCACTGAAACCGGTTGGACGTCTCTTTCCATTCCAAGAGGTGGTTCTCAAGCGTTCAACCAAGATAAGTTTGCCCAACCCAAGCACCGCGAGCATTTCACAGATGAGTCCCTGAATCAGGGAAATAAGTAA
- a CDS encoding nucleoside-diphosphate sugar epimerase/dehydratase — MFKQKMPKQLVFAIDLCLCALSFAAAYLLRFNFNLTVFAELSVGLMLPIALLIKGLSAYYFKTHRGILRYSSIDDLRKLFFSLTASSLVLVAAQLVYNKGFGYQNFIPISVLLIDYALSLMATSMVRVWAKILHYEWSHTNSKKVNVVIFGAGEVGTITQRTLQQDMGIYYRILSFLDDDATKNGLAINGIPILKPADILAEQLSNLKVDLLILAVQRLSISRKRQLVEACLKAGVQVLMVPPTYKWINGELSFKQIREVRIEDVLGRAAAEIDSPLLHKELQNRTILITGAAGSIGSELVRQLIRFKPKQLILLDQAESPLYDLELELTELYQKLRFEVVLGDICNAARMEAVFKAFKPELVFHCAAYKHVPVMEENPTESLNTNILGTKILSDLAIKFQTQKFVLLSTDKAVNPTSVMGASKRLCEMYVQSLDHYLRDTGNNRTRFITTRFGNVLGSTGSVIPRFRKQIMEGGPVTVTHPDIARYFMTIQEACQLVLEASAMGRGGEIYIFDMGDSIKIVDLAKKMIKLSGLTLGKDIQLVYTGLRPGEKLEEELFHENESVQATAHPKIRLANVPAQQVNLVLHEIQVLINLFQAQNNVEVIKKMKQLVPEYISQNSIYQKFDQRG; from the coding sequence ATGTTTAAACAGAAAATGCCAAAGCAATTGGTGTTTGCCATAGACCTCTGTTTGTGTGCCCTTTCCTTTGCGGCCGCCTACCTGTTGCGCTTCAACTTTAATCTAACGGTTTTTGCTGAACTATCTGTAGGGTTGATGCTACCCATTGCCTTGCTCATCAAAGGGCTGTCGGCGTATTATTTTAAGACGCACCGGGGCATTCTGCGCTACTCCAGCATAGATGACCTGCGTAAGTTGTTCTTCTCGCTTACCGCCAGTTCTTTGGTGTTGGTAGCCGCCCAGTTGGTCTACAACAAAGGATTCGGGTACCAGAACTTCATTCCCATCTCTGTGCTGCTCATTGACTACGCCCTTAGCTTAATGGCCACTTCCATGGTGCGCGTCTGGGCGAAGATCCTGCATTATGAGTGGAGCCATACCAACAGCAAAAAGGTAAATGTGGTCATCTTTGGGGCCGGCGAAGTGGGCACCATCACCCAGCGCACCCTGCAGCAGGACATGGGTATTTATTACCGCATCCTTTCTTTCTTAGATGATGATGCGACTAAGAATGGGTTGGCCATCAATGGAATCCCCATTCTAAAACCAGCCGATATTTTGGCTGAGCAGCTTTCTAACCTTAAGGTAGACTTGCTCATTTTAGCGGTGCAGCGCCTTTCCATTTCGCGGAAGCGCCAACTGGTAGAAGCCTGTTTAAAGGCTGGCGTGCAGGTTCTGATGGTACCGCCTACCTACAAGTGGATTAACGGCGAACTCAGCTTTAAACAGATTAGGGAGGTGCGCATTGAGGACGTGCTGGGCCGCGCTGCCGCTGAGATTGACTCGCCGCTGTTGCACAAAGAACTACAGAACCGCACTATCTTAATCACGGGAGCTGCGGGTTCTATTGGCAGTGAATTAGTACGGCAACTCATCCGGTTCAAGCCCAAACAACTGATTTTATTAGACCAAGCCGAGTCCCCTTTATATGACTTGGAACTGGAACTCACCGAGTTGTATCAGAAACTAAGGTTTGAAGTAGTGTTAGGCGATATTTGCAACGCCGCTCGCATGGAGGCCGTGTTTAAAGCCTTCAAACCTGAACTGGTTTTCCATTGCGCCGCCTACAAGCACGTGCCCGTGATGGAAGAAAACCCCACGGAATCACTCAATACCAATATTCTGGGCACCAAAATTCTATCTGACCTGGCCATCAAATTCCAAACCCAGAAGTTTGTGCTGCTCTCCACCGACAAGGCCGTGAACCCCACCAGCGTGATGGGCGCATCTAAACGCCTCTGCGAGATGTACGTGCAGTCTCTGGACCATTACCTTAGAGACACCGGCAATAACCGTACGCGCTTTATCACTACTCGCTTTGGGAACGTGCTGGGCAGTACCGGTTCGGTTATCCCTAGGTTCAGGAAGCAGATCATGGAAGGCGGTCCTGTCACCGTCACCCACCCAGACATTGCCCGTTACTTTATGACCATCCAAGAGGCCTGCCAGTTGGTGCTGGAGGCGTCTGCCATGGGCAGAGGTGGCGAGATCTACATCTTTGACATGGGCGACTCCATCAAGATTGTAGACTTGGCCAAAAAGATGATAAAGCTCTCTGGCTTGACTTTGGGCAAAGACATTCAGTTAGTCTATACCGGCTTAAGGCCCGGCGAAAAGCTGGAGGAGGAACTCTTCCATGAGAATGAGTCGGTGCAGGCTACTGCGCACCCCAAAATTCGACTGGCCAACGTGCCAGCCCAACAAGTAAACTTGGTGCTGCATGAGATTCAAGTACTCATCAACCTATTTCAGGCCCAGAACAATGTGGAGGTCATCAAAAAAATGAAACAATTGGTGCCGGAGTATATCAGCCAGAACTCCATCTACCAAAAGTTTGACCAGCGAGGATAG
- a CDS encoding S9 family peptidase, with product MIQYTEFVLSSPHGRDFSVDARWITDGERKPVVIFVHGFKGFKDWGHFNLLADYFAAHGFVFVKLNLSHNGVEPGGTDLTNLEAFGNNNFCIELDDLGTLIDHLTAGSSPIPTSEMDAAHLLLIGHSRGGGLVLLKAAEDERVSGVATWSAISDIDQRLPQEFMDEWKRTGVQYIANARTGQQMPLYYQIYENYQANLHRLDILKSVEKLAIPVLIIHGEQDETLPVRMAHDLHAANPYAELYLIPEADHSFGGRHPYDESELPAFAKAAADKTVEYFQKALS from the coding sequence ATGATACAGTATACTGAGTTCGTTCTTTCCTCTCCCCACGGCCGTGATTTCTCTGTGGATGCCCGCTGGATTACCGACGGGGAACGCAAGCCGGTGGTCATCTTTGTGCACGGCTTCAAGGGCTTTAAGGACTGGGGGCACTTTAACCTGCTCGCGGACTATTTTGCTGCGCACGGCTTTGTGTTCGTGAAGTTGAACCTGTCGCACAACGGCGTGGAGCCCGGCGGAACCGATTTGACCAACCTAGAGGCCTTCGGGAACAACAACTTCTGCATTGAACTGGACGATTTGGGCACGCTCATAGACCATTTAACGGCGGGCTCCTCGCCTATCCCCACCTCAGAAATGGATGCGGCCCACCTGCTTTTGATTGGCCACAGCCGTGGGGGCGGGTTGGTGCTTTTGAAAGCCGCCGAGGATGAACGGGTCTCTGGTGTGGCTACCTGGTCTGCCATCAGCGACATTGACCAGCGCCTGCCCCAGGAGTTCATGGACGAATGGAAGCGCACCGGCGTGCAGTACATTGCCAATGCCCGCACTGGCCAGCAGATGCCTTTGTATTACCAGATCTATGAGAACTACCAAGCCAATCTGCACCGCCTGGACATCTTAAAGTCTGTGGAGAAGCTGGCCATTCCGGTACTCATCATCCACGGTGAACAAGACGAGACCCTGCCCGTACGGATGGCCCATGACCTGCATGCCGCCAATCCCTATGCAGAGCTATACCTGATTCCGGAGGCGGACCATTCCTTTGGCGGCAGGCACCCCTATGACGAATCAGAACTCCCGGCCTTCGCCAAAGCTGCCGCCGACAAAACCGTTGAGTACTTTCAAAAGGCGCTTTCATGA